The following coding sequences are from one Candidatus Nitronereus thalassa window:
- the mtgA gene encoding monofunctional biosynthetic peptidoglycan transglycosylase yields MKTKIPRPTYLWQTQRRQASWPQKFGTVLLWAKTHKVVAMLSLLCLYLLIEIATIPFWSIAQLETKNPAETALMQQRRAEAEAEGKSFHITQHWVPLSQIPKNVRRAILVSEDSRFYSHAGVDWQEVQESVETNFEQGRMARGGSTITQQLAKNLYLSTDKTLRRKAKELLMAYTMESQLSKGRILELYLNVIEWGGGVFGIEAAAQQYFGKSSRFLTAEEGARLAAVIPRPLQYRPDQNSPYVRQKKDLILQRMKKVGS; encoded by the coding sequence ATGAAAACGAAAATTCCTAGGCCCACATATTTGTGGCAAACCCAAAGGCGGCAGGCTTCGTGGCCTCAAAAATTTGGGACGGTGCTTCTCTGGGCAAAAACCCATAAAGTCGTGGCGATGCTGTCACTCTTGTGCCTGTACCTGCTGATTGAAATCGCCACCATTCCTTTCTGGTCCATCGCACAGCTTGAAACGAAAAATCCCGCCGAGACGGCCTTGATGCAACAACGCAGGGCGGAGGCGGAAGCCGAAGGTAAATCGTTCCATATCACGCAACACTGGGTACCCCTCTCTCAAATACCTAAGAATGTGCGTCGGGCTATTCTGGTGTCCGAAGATAGCCGGTTTTATTCCCATGCAGGGGTGGACTGGCAAGAAGTGCAAGAATCGGTGGAAACCAATTTCGAGCAAGGGAGAATGGCTCGCGGAGGCAGTACCATTACCCAGCAATTGGCAAAAAATTTGTATTTGAGTACCGACAAGACCCTGAGGCGAAAGGCCAAGGAACTCCTGATGGCGTATACCATGGAGTCGCAACTCTCCAAGGGTCGAATTCTAGAACTGTACCTCAATGTCATTGAATGGGGTGGGGGAGTGTTTGGGATTGAGGCCGCGGCTCAGCAATACTTTGGGAAATCATCGAGATTCCTGACGGCTGAAGAAGGGGCACGGTTGGCAGCCGTCATTCCACGGCCTTTGCAGTATCGACCTGATCAGAACAGCCCTTACGTGCGGCAGAAAAAGGACCTGATTTTACAAAGGATGAAAAAGGTCGGTTCGTAA
- a CDS encoding DUF72 domain-containing protein, translating to MNGARVKLGRIFIGTSGWHYPHWVGPFYPKTMPTSEFISYYSRHFHTVEINNTFYHLPSVETFEAWGKGTPKHFLFACKGSRFITHMKKLKDPEASVQKFFDAIQGLGPKLGPVLFQLPPRWKVNLERLESFLKVLPGNRPFAFEFRDESWLQQETYDLLRHYHAGLCLYHLAGKVTPIEVTADFVYIRLHGPGDAYQGSYQSSVLDAWARKCVMWINAGKDVYCYFDNDEHAYAVKNALALERKVMKRLERSGISGVPKSHRST from the coding sequence CCGTATCTTCATCGGCACCTCCGGCTGGCACTATCCGCATTGGGTGGGGCCCTTCTATCCCAAAACAATGCCGACTTCAGAATTTATTTCATACTACTCCCGCCACTTTCACACCGTCGAAATCAATAACACGTTTTATCACCTTCCCTCAGTTGAAACCTTCGAAGCCTGGGGAAAGGGAACCCCCAAACACTTTCTTTTTGCATGCAAGGGCAGTCGATTTATCACGCACATGAAGAAACTTAAAGATCCGGAAGCCAGCGTTCAAAAGTTTTTTGACGCGATACAGGGACTGGGTCCCAAACTGGGACCGGTGTTGTTTCAGCTGCCGCCTCGCTGGAAAGTGAATCTGGAACGTTTGGAAAGTTTTCTAAAAGTGTTGCCAGGGAATCGACCATTTGCCTTCGAGTTTCGGGACGAGAGTTGGTTGCAGCAAGAAACGTATGATCTGTTGCGGCATTATCACGCAGGGTTGTGTCTGTATCACTTGGCCGGGAAAGTCACGCCAATCGAGGTGACGGCAGATTTCGTCTACATACGGTTGCATGGGCCGGGAGATGCATATCAAGGCTCGTATCAATCCTCCGTGCTGGATGCGTGGGCCAGAAAATGTGTGATGTGGATCAATGCGGGAAAAGATGTCTATTGTTATTTTGATAATGATGAACATGCCTATGCCGTGAAAAATGCCCTGGCCTTAGAGCGGAAGGTCATGAAGCGCCTGGAGCGGAGTGGGATCTCAGGGGTACCGAAAAGTCATCGTAGCACTTGA